Genomic segment of Mycoplasmopsis edwardii:
GTCTTTAACTGTAATGATAAATAATCTTGTTCTACCTACTGAACCAACTCAACCAACAAAGATTAAAGCAAATCCTAAAGTTAAGTCTGTTGTTCCGAATAATGTAGCAAATAATAATAATCAAATTAATGTTGGTGGAGCTGAGAAAATATCAATTAAACGCATGATAACAGTATCAATTGTTGTACCGACATGGAAACCTAAATATGATCCAATTGCAACACCTATAATTGTTTGAATTGTGGCAACGATTAATGCTAATCTAATAGCTCTTCATGTTCCAATTCAACTTTGTGTTCAAACATCAATTCCTGTTTGTGTTGTACCTAAGAATGTTCTTAAATTAATTTGTGGGTTAGCTTTGATAGCTTCAGCATAGTATTTAGATGCTTCTGAAGCTGATATTGTTTCAGGAATTCCTGAGCTTCTTAAAATAATATTAACACTGTCTACTTCATGTCATTTATAAAAATCAATATATCTTTCACCATCAACAAATTCAATATATTCTGGTTTATTGAATTCGACTCATAAATATCCGCCATAGTAATTTCTATCACTTCATTTTGTGGCGTTACTTACAAAGTCATTATCATTTAAAACTAATTTTAAGTTAATTTTACCAGCTCATTTAGTTGGTAAAGACTTGACAAATGATGAACCTGATTCAGTTGTGTGACCTGCTTTATCACCAATTAAATTAAATTGGATTGTTTGGTCAACTCCTTTATCAGCACTATATGGTGAGTAT
This window contains:
- a CDS encoding ABC transporter permease, translating into MTSKEFNKKYKINIDSIENPFNFAPKTNNFANVAGKPKKLVIEIFKRFFMSWPSVLFLIVFLIVFITSIVVTTYSPYSADKGVDQTIQFNLIGDKAGHTTESGSSFVKSLPTKWAGKINLKLVLNDNDFVSNATKWSDRNYYGGYLWVEFNKPEYIEFVDGERYIDFYKWHEVDSVNIILRSSGIPETISASEASKYYAEAIKANPQINLRTFLGTTQTGIDVWTQSWIGTWRAIRLALIVATIQTIIGVAIGSYLGFHVGTTIDTVIMRLIDIFSAPPTLIWLLLFATLFGTTDLTLGFALIFVGWVGSVGRTRLFIITVKDSEFITASQSIGASKARLIYKHALPSIIGKIATSYVASIPSIILSVSSLAFLGFFKSDNANLGKIISSAPAEAISNVWILLLPSLILLSISVSLHFIALGVHDALDPKVIKTR